One Oncorhynchus masou masou isolate Uvic2021 chromosome 2, UVic_Omas_1.1, whole genome shotgun sequence genomic region harbors:
- the LOC135505005 gene encoding spermatogenesis-associated protein 2-like, giving the protein MKDGVGDQTPVARKEAFDNYLNYYDQIWSKGNLKLCQEKQVTVGARRFLLLETDPGERFSHLDFYLTAFECVKSGFKDCRAFFSALIKATEVLEMFSVNLFLYPWKKEIKMLKTFTGPFVYCIQPVLTKSATKSILETIGYHQETDTEYQLTDNADPETAMKMGFELFLARTECEYLLELMGQRSQPECLEILQRRAAPLHNTQAAEETAKDSETEPSQMQKQEENEDKGLSNGCSLVDPGPVETDEGDLTEENRVTASTPGRQQDNGQITLNLEVQPIETTHSPGIRPPRAFLNDDRSILEMQQNYPDLAIRQKPIFSKPLGGPPVVRRRLIKENTPEEDSSPANLAGSDVSGLQFISFHTTAAPKPHLTEAVPKLQPPEDKACKTTATIHGPTPPQVEVTREGQEADDADELSKLAERIGQLHVHEHKVEEHKVENLKYPVEETALPHASCHDGSPHQDSAGYQSQPLMCHSSLMPVCNIPGCSSCEVADNPHKHVPGRDTIKEPPHTIYVPTSHLDPPVLDPTAADHQPSAGPQHQDMEGHILQPSEDELLQTYVMVDEP; this is encoded by the exons atgaagGATGGTGTCGGTGACCAAACGCCTGTAGCGCGTAAAGAGGCTTTCGACAATTACCTAAATTACTATGATCAGATATGGAGTAAAGGTAACCTGAAACTATGCCAAGAGAAACAGGTTACCGTGGGAGCTAGACGATTTTTGCTGTTAGAGACAGACCCCGGAGAAAGATTTTCTCATTTGGACTTTTACCTTACTGCATTCGAATGCGTAAAATCCGGCTTTAAAGATTGTCGGGCATTCTTCAGTGCGCTCATCAAAGCCACAGAGGTGTTGGAGATGTTCAGTGTAAATCTGTTTCTTTACCCATGGAAGAAAGAGATCAAGATGCTCAAG ACGTTCACTGGCCCCTTTGTCTACTGCATCCAGCCGGTCCTGACAAAGAGTGCCACGAAAAGTATCCTTGAAACAATAGGGTATCATCAGGAGACTGACACAGAGTACCAACTCACAGACAATGCAGACCCTGAAACAGCCATGAAAATGGGTTTTGAGCTTTTCCTGGCCCGAACCGAGTGTGAGTACCTGTTGGAGCTCATGGGTCAGCGGTCACAGCCTGAGTGTCTGGAGATTCTACAGAGGAGAGCTGCACCACTACATAACACCCAGGCTGCCGAGGAGACGGCAAAGGACTCTGAAACAGAGCCCTCACAAATGCAAAAACAAGAGGAGAATGAAGATAAGGGTCTATCTAATGGTTGTTCCCTGGTAGACCCAGGACCGGTGGAGACAGATGAGGGAGACTTAACCGAGGAGAACCGTGTCACTGCTAGCACACCAGGCAGGCAACAGGATAATGGACAGATAACCCTCAACTTGGAGGTCCAGCCCATTGAGACGACACACTCTCCAGGAATCAGACCACCCAGGGCATTCTTGAACGATGACCGGTCTATCCTGGAGATGCAGCAGAATTACCCAGACCTTGCTATAAGGCAGAAGCCAATATTCAGTAAGCCACTGGGTGGACCTCCTGTAGTGCGGAGGCGACTTATCAAAGAAAACACACCTGAGGAAGATAGCAGTCCAGCCAATTTAGCTGGCAGTGATGTAAGTGGTCTCCAGTTCATCTCCTTTCACACCACAGCAGCACCAAAACCCCATCTCACAGAAGCAGTCCCAAAGCTCCAGCCTCCAGAAGACAAGGCCTGCAAGACTACTGCCACGATCCATGGACCAACTCCTCCACAGGTAGAAGTGACCAGAGAGGGTCAGGAGGCAGATGATGCAGACGAGCTGAGCAAGCTGGCTGAGAGGATTGGCCAATTGCATGTCCATGAGCATAAGGTGGAGGAGCACAAGGTGGAGAACCTGAAATACCCTGTAGAAGAGACAGCACTGCCGCATGCCAGTTGCCATGATGGGTCCCCTCACCAGGATTCTGCAGGGTACCAGAGCCAGCCTCTGATGTGCCATTCCTCTCTGATGCCGGTCTGTAACATCCCAGGCTGTAGCAGCTGTGAAGTAGCAGACAATCCCCACAAACACGTTCCTGGTAGGGACACCATCAAAGAGCCACCTCACACCATCTATGTCCCAACCAGCCACCTGGACCCGCCAGTGCTAGACCCTACTGCTGCTGACCACCAGCCCTCCGCAGGCCCTCAGCACCAGGACATGGAGGGCCACATCCTTCAGCCCTCAGAGGACGAGCTGCTTCAGACATATGTCATGGTGGACGAGCCTTAG
- the LOC135505011 gene encoding thymidine kinase 2, mitochondrial-like isoform X2 — protein MQSYSSQGKLVRNGEKNKLVICIEGNIASGKTTCLEYFSKTSNLEVLTEPVSKWRNVRGHNPLGLMYQDPTRWGITLQTYIQLTMLDQHLSTISAPMRMMERSIYSAKYIFVENLYRSGKMPEVDFAVLSEWFEWITQNIAIPVDLIVYLQSSPQTCHERLKERCREEEKIIPLEYLEAIHQLYEDWLIKKTSFNVPAPVLVISADDDLQKMILQYEENREKILSGSNV, from the exons ATGCAGTCTTACTCCTCCCAAGGAAAGCTGGTGCGGAATGGGGAGAAGAATAAGTTAGTG ATCTGTATAGAGGGGAATATTGCTAGTGGGAAGACAACATGCCTGGAGTATTTCAGCAAAACCAGTAACcttgag GTGCTGACTGAGCCAGTTTCCAAATGGAGGAATGTTCGAGGGCACAACCCCCTG GGGTTAATGTACCAGGACCCTACTCGATGGGGCATCACTCTACAGACCTATATTCAGCTAACCATGCTGGACCAACACCTCTCAACAATA TCCGCCCCAATGAGAATGATGGAAAGGTCCATCTACAGTGCCAAGTACATCTTTGTGGAAAATCTTTACAGAAG TGGGAAGATGCCCGAGGTGGACTTTGCTGTTCTTAGTGAGTGGTTTGAGTGGATCACTCAGAACATTGCCATTCCTGTGGATCTTATCG TTTATCTCCAGTCGTCTCCACAGACCTGCCATGAGAGGCTAAAAGAGAGatgcagggaggaggagaagatcaTTCCTTTG GAATATTTAGAGGCAATCCATCAGCTGTATGAAGACTGGCTGATAAAGAAGACGTCCTTcaatgttcctgctccagtcctT GTAATTTCGGCAGACGATGACCTGCAGAAGATGATCCTCCAGtatgaggagaacagagagaagattTTATCAGGGAGCAATGTGTGA
- the LOC135505011 gene encoding thymidine kinase 2, mitochondrial-like isoform X1 — protein sequence MQSYSSQGKLVRNGEKNKLVICIEGNIASGKTTCLEYFSKTSNLEVLTEPVSKWRNVRGHNPLGLMYQDPTRWGITLQTYIQLTMLDQHLSTISAPMRMMERSIYSAKYIFVENLYRSGKMPEVDFAVLSEWFEWITQNIAIPVDLIVYLQSSPQTCHERLKERCREEEKIIPLEYLEAIHQLYEDWLIKKTSFNVPAPVLFPVCIKNGPPPKGLPANLTHIVGSIGVNMCRHPCVMPSTL from the exons ATGCAGTCTTACTCCTCCCAAGGAAAGCTGGTGCGGAATGGGGAGAAGAATAAGTTAGTG ATCTGTATAGAGGGGAATATTGCTAGTGGGAAGACAACATGCCTGGAGTATTTCAGCAAAACCAGTAACcttgag GTGCTGACTGAGCCAGTTTCCAAATGGAGGAATGTTCGAGGGCACAACCCCCTG GGGTTAATGTACCAGGACCCTACTCGATGGGGCATCACTCTACAGACCTATATTCAGCTAACCATGCTGGACCAACACCTCTCAACAATA TCCGCCCCAATGAGAATGATGGAAAGGTCCATCTACAGTGCCAAGTACATCTTTGTGGAAAATCTTTACAGAAG TGGGAAGATGCCCGAGGTGGACTTTGCTGTTCTTAGTGAGTGGTTTGAGTGGATCACTCAGAACATTGCCATTCCTGTGGATCTTATCG TTTATCTCCAGTCGTCTCCACAGACCTGCCATGAGAGGCTAAAAGAGAGatgcagggaggaggagaagatcaTTCCTTTG GAATATTTAGAGGCAATCCATCAGCTGTATGAAGACTGGCTGATAAAGAAGACGTCCTTcaatgttcctgctccagtcctT tttcccgtgtgtatcaagaatggtccaccacccaaaggacttccagccaacttgacacatattgtgggaagcattggagtcaacatgtgcaGGCATCCATGTGTAATGCCTTCAACACTTTGA
- the LOC135505023 gene encoding chemokine-like factor, with product MEVDTAFLRSLRGVLKLAEMGTMFAAFVCFAVASRPKYIAATCMEFVITFSLLLLYTLKLNKKLTLFFWPLVDLFNSLFAAVFILILSLIAVSTYTVTGTLGGGIVGFIATGLWCVDGCMLFKRVTFNQPRTAATGTVK from the exons ATGGAGGTTGATACTGCTTTTCTCAGATCCTTGAGGGGTGTCCTTAAATTAGCAGAGATG GGGACTATGTTTGCAGCATTTGTGTGTTTTGCTGTAGCATCCAGGCCCAAATACATTGCAGCTACATGCATGGAGTTTGTGATCACATTCTCCCTGCTTCTGCTGTACACACTGAAGTTGAACAAGAAGCTGACTCTGTTCTTCTGGCCTCTCGTT GATTTGTTCAACTCACTGTTTGCAGCAGTCTTCATACTTATCCTGAGTCTGATAGCAGTGTCCACTTACACAGTGACAGGGACCCTGGGTGGAGGG ATAGTGGGTTTCATAGCAACAGGCCTGTGGTGTGTGGATGGTTGCATGCTTTTCAAGAGGGTCACATTCAATCAACCAAGAACAGCAGCAACTGGCACTGTGAAGTGA